CCTCGCACTACCCTTACAACGCGCTCGCCGAGGCGTTCTTCCACAGCGACGTGCTGTTCCGCTGCCAGCGCCTGTTGCGCCAGCAGGGCAAGGCTTGCCGGGCGCTGGCCGAATCGATCCAGATGCGTCAGCCCTTCACCTATGACGCCAACTTCGCCGAAGCCCTGGGCGATCTGAACGCCTCCCTCGAACACCTGCGCATCCAGAGCAATCCGGCCTGGCGTGGCCTGCTGCGTTCGTTGCGGGCGCTGGCGGCCAACCTGTCCACCCTCGACCGCTTGCTCAGTGATGCGAGCAACCCCGACGCCCTGGCCGACGCCACCGACAGCAGCCTGCTCGACCGTTCGCCGCGCAACCTCAAGGATGTTTGGGCGCGTCTGCGCACGCAGCTGACGCCCACCTCGCTGCTGTTCCGTCATGCCCTGCGATTGCCCCTGGCCCTGAGCATCGGCTACGCCATGGTGCATTTGATCCACCCGTCCCAGGGTTACTGGATCATCCTCACCACGCTGTTTGTCTGCCAGCCGAATTACGGCGCCACCCGGCGCAAGCTTGGCCAGCGGATCATCGGCACCGCCATCGGCCTGACGCTTGCTTGGGCGTTGTTCGACCTGTTCCCCAACCCGCTGATCCAGTCGTGTTTCGCGATTGCCGCCGGGGTGGTGTTCTTCACCAACCGCACCACTCGCTACACCCTGGCGACCGCGGCGATCACTCTGATGGTGCTGTTCTGCTTCAATCAGGTTGGCGACGGCTACGGGCTGTTCCTGCCACGCTTGCTCGATACCTTGCTTGGCAGCCTGATCGCCGGGCTGATGGTGTTCCTGTTCCTGCCGGACTGGCAGGGGCGAAGCCTGAACAAGGTGCTGTCCAACACCCTGACCTGCAACAGCATCTACCTGCGCCAGATCATGCAGCAGTACGCCGCCGGCAAGAGCGACGACCTGGCTTATCGCCTGGCCCGACGCAACGCCCACAACGCCGACGCGGCACTGTCGACCACTCTGGCCAACATGCTCATGGAACCGGGGCATTTCCGTAAGGAAGCGGATGTGGGTTTCCGTTTTCTGGTGCTGTCGCACACCCTGCTCAGTTATTTGTCAGGCCTGGGCGCGCATCGGGAAACCCCGTTGCCGGCGGACGTGCACGAGCAGTTGATCGAAGGCGCCGGGATGAAACTGGCGGCCAGCATCGACGAAATCGCCCAGGGGCTGGCCAGCAAGTCCGCCATTGCGATTCAGAGTGACGAGGAAGAAGCGCTGGCCAATGAGCTTGAGCAGATGCCCGATGAGATCGATGAGGGTCAGCGGTTGGTGCAGACGCAATTGGCGCTGATCTGCCGGCAGTTGGGGCCGTTGCGGACGCTGGCGGCGCATTTGATCAAGGATACGAGCGAAGAGGTGTAGCGCCTGTCAGGGCCTCATCGCGAGCAGGCTCGCTCCCACAGGGGATGGCGGTAGACACAAAACCTGCATTCACCACCGGACACTGTAGGAGCGAGCCTGCTCGCGATAGGGCCAGCAGCCACACCTCACATCCCATGCTGTTTCAACAACCGCTGATAACTCCCATCCGCCTTCATCCTGGCAATCTCCCGGTCAAACCCGGCGACGATCTGTTCATGTTTCGGATTCTTCAGGCTGACCAGGATATGCAGGCTGTTCTCGCTCAGCGGCTTGGGCAGAAACTCCACGGCATTGCGCACCTTGGGTGATTCACGGGCCAGGTAATAACGGGCCACGTATTCGTCTTCCAGCGTCAGCTTGACCCTGTCGGCGGCGACCATGCGCACGGCCAGCGCGAAGTTGTGGACCGGCACTTTCTGCAATGACTCATCGGCGTCGAACGCCGGCGAATAGGCGTAACCGCGCACGATTGCCACCGGATAGGTGTGCAGTTGCTGCAGGTTGTTGTATTCGATTGGCGCGTCCTTGCGCTTGATGAAGCGAATGCGGTTGAGCAGGTATTCGCGGGAGAACTGGCCGAGCCGGGTGCGATCGTCGGTGTACCAGGCGTTGACCAGCACGTCATAGCGACCTTCACCCAGGCCCAGCAGGGCGCGGGCCCAGGGCACCTGTTCAAAATCACTGGCATAACCGGCTCGTGCCAGCGCCGTACTGACGATGTCCGTGGCCAACCCACCGTTGACCAGCGTGGCGTCGGTAAAGGGCGGCCAGGCGTCCGCCACCAGGCGCAGTTTTTCCGCTGACGCGTGCGGAATCAGCGACAGCCATCCAATCAGAGCCAAGACTCGATGCAAACGCGGCATGCTCGAAAATCCTTAGCGGGCGGGCTGCCCGACGTGTTTTCAGCTAAAACGCCAAGCCCCTTACCGGCACGCCCAGGCACTAAACATTGGTTCATTGAAGCCACTGCACATCGCCACAATCCAGATTACACAAAGAAGGCAGCGTCGCGCTAAATGAATGATGGCATTTTGGTCTTTATCACAGATTTCTCCGCCATAAAGACATCCCTCGTTCGGGCGCTTAGTATCAGCGGGACGTTTTCCGGGAATCAGAACATGACAATTGAATGGGTCTGCAAGCATCACAGTGATCTGGGCGTACAGCAGCTGTATGCGATTTTGCAGTTGCGTGCCGAGGTGTTCGTCGTCGAGCAGCAATGCGTCTATCAGGACATCGATGGCCAGGACCTGGAAGGTGACACCTGTCACTTGATGGCCTGGGACGAGGATCGGCTGGTGGCCTACCTGCGCCTGCTCGATCCCGAGCTACAGGGCGGCGACGTGGTGATCGGACGGGTCGTGACCTCGCCCGCCAGTCGAGGCCAGGGCCTGGGGCATGAAATGATGGAGCAGGCGCTGAAACAGGCGCAGAAGCGCTGGCCGGACATGCCGGTCTATCTTTCGGCCCAGTCGCATTTGCAGGGGTACTACGGGCGGTATGGGTTTGTGGTGGCGGGTGAGGAATTTGTCGAGGATGGGATTCCGCATATAGGCATGCGTCGTTCCTGAGGCCCTCTTCGCGAGCAGGCTCGCTCCCACATTGGAATGCATTTCAACTGTGGGAGCGAGCCTGCTCGCGAAGGCGCCGGATCAAACAACACAAAATTTCAGGGGTACTCAAGCACCGCCTTGATCTGCCGCAAATGCCGCTCGATCCACCCGCGATCGATCGCCCCCCAGTCGCGAATCCGATAGCGCCCGGCATGGTTGCGGGCACCCTCTTCCTGCTCGAACTCGCAGACGATATCCAGATCCGCCAGCGCGGCGATGGTGTCCTGGGCCGTGCGCCGGGGCATGCCGGTGATTTCGGTCAAGGCCGGGACACTGCTGGCCAGCCCGCTGTCGATCAGGTACGCCACGTACAGGCGACGGTAGAAGCTGCTTTTGGTCTTGCTGACTTCCATTTAACGCTCCGTTTCATTGCATATCCCGCCAGGTCAGGTACACCCGCACATCGAACTCGATCTGGTGATAGCCCGGCAGCATGTGTTCGCACAGCTTGTAGAACGCCTTGTTGTGATCGGATTCCTTGAAATGCGCCAACTCGTGAACCACGATCATTTTCAGGAATTCGGCGGGCGCTTCCTTGAACAGCGATGCGATGCGAATTTCCTTCTTGGCCTTGAGCTTGCCGCCCTGCACCCGCGAGATCGTGGTGTGCAGGCCAAGGGCGCGATGGGTCAGGTCCAGGCGGTTGTCGAACAGTACCTTGTCGATGGCCGGGGCGTTGCGCAGGTATTCCTGCTTGAGGTCCAGTGCATAGGTGTACAGCGCCTTGTCGCTCTGCACCCCATGCTGCTCCGGATAGCGCTTGCTCAGGTAGTCGCCCAGCCGACCTTCGGCGATCAGCTGACGCACCTGATCCTGCAGCGAGGCAGGATAAGCCTGGAGGTATTTCAACGCGGTCATCGCAAGCAACACATAGGACGAAAAGGTCGCCAGTGTAGCGAATTCAAGGACTCAGCGCGCTCCAGTCGAATGGCTGGGCAAAGCGATCGGCCTCTTCGGCCATCATCGGCCGCGCGACCAGAAAACCCTGCACATACTCGCAGCCATTGGCTTGCAGCCACTCGTATTGCGCCATGGTTTCCACGCCTTCGGCGATCACCAGCATGCCGTAGCGCCGGCACAACTCGATGACATTGCACACCAGTGCCGCGTCCCGCGAGGACTCCGGCAACCGGGCGATCAGATGACGGTCGAGCTTGAGTGTGTCCAGTTCCAGGTCACGCAAATGTGCCAGCGAGCACGGCCCCGACCCGAAATCATCCAGCGCCACCCTGACCCCCAGATTGCGCAGCAGTCGCAGTTGTTTGCGGGTCTCCTCCGGGTGACGCATCAGGGCCTCTTCGGTCACCTCGACTTCCAGGTGACGAGGTTGCAGGCCGTGGCGTTCCAGGACCTGACGCAACTCGGTGACCAGATTGGGCATGGAGAACTGGGTGCTGCTCAAGCTGACGCCCAGCACCAGGTCCTCGGCGAACAGGGTTTCCCAGGCCTTGCGCTGACCGGCGCCACGCTGATAAATCCAGCTGCCCAGGCGGCTGATCAACCGCGCTTCCTCCAGCAAGGGCAGAAACAGCCCCGGCGGCACATCGCCGACACTCGGATGCTGCCAGCGCAACAAGGCTTCAAAGCCACGAATCCGCCCGTCGGCAATGGCCACCTGTGGCTGATAGACCAGGTTGAAGTCACGGTTCTCGATGGCGCTGCGCACGCTTTCCTCGAGCATCAGCCGGGAGCGGGCTCGGCCGTTCATTTCGTGATCGTAGAAGCGATATTGCTGCCGACCGGCGCGCTTGGCTTCGTACATCGCGATGTCCGATGCCCGCAGCAATCCGTCCAGATTGGCGCCGCAATCGGGGTAAGTGGCAATGCCGATGCTCACCCCCAGGGCGATATCCAGGCCGTCGATCTGCTGACAGATCGACACCCGTTCGATGAGCTTCTCGGCAATCCTCGAAGCTTGCTCGGGGAACTCCAGGTCAAGCAGCGCGGTGAATTCGTCACCGCCCATGCGCGCCAGAATGTCGAACGGGCGCAGACAGGCCTTCAATTGTTCGGAAACCCAGCGCAGCACGCGATCGCCGGCGTCGTGACCGAGGGAATCATTGACCCGCTTGAAGCCGTCCAGGTCCAGGTACATCAGCACCCAGGCACTGTCGTTGTGCTCACTGCGCAGCAGCAGATTCTCCACGGTCTGGTAGAAACCGCGTCGATTGAGCAGGCCGGTCAGCGGGTCGGTGACGGCCTGGAATTCGAGCTGCTGATGCAGGTGACGCACCACCGACATGTCGAGCACCGTCACCACCATCGCCCGCTGTTCCGCAGGCAGTGGCGCGCAGGACAGGGCTACCGGAACCTGCTGTCCCCGCGCGGTGCGCAACAGGGCGTCGTGCAGGCGGTAGGTCTCGCCGCGCTTATAACCGTTCAAAAGCTCCGATTCGGCCCACACCGGGATGTGCGGCTTTTGCATGAAATCGAGGAATTCCTTGCCCTCCAGCTCCTGCACCGTGGCATTGAGCAGGCGCGACATCGCCGGGTTGGCGAAGCGGATCAGGCCATCCTCATTCACCACCAGGATGCCTTCGGCGGCGTTGTCGAGCACCGAGGCGTTGAAGGCGCGAGCGACTTCCAGATCATGACTCAGGCGCTGCAAGGCCCGGCGATTGCGCTGGTGCTCCAGCAATGCCTGGACCTTGGGCTTGAGGATCTGTGGGTCGAACGGTTTGAACAGATAATCCACCGCACCGCTGGCGTAACCCTTGATGACGGCGTCCTGGGACTGCTCGTTGGCGGTGAGGAAAATGATCGGTGTCAGACGGGTTCGCTGGCTGCCACGCATCAGGCGCGCCACTTCAAAACCGTCCATGCCCGGCATCTGCACATCCAGCAGCACCAGGTCGACATCGTGTTCGAGCAATAGACTGAGCGCCTCGAAACCCGAGGCAGCGGTGATGACCTGCCAGTCCTGGCGCTGTAACAACGCGCGCATGCTGAGCAGGTTTTCAGGGTAATCGTCGACGATCAGTAACGTCGAGTTGCCATCAATTGGCGGGGGTTGCGCGCATTCCATGCTGCTTCTCTTTGTTCGGGACGACAGGCCGGTTTCTCGTGAAAACCGGACAGATTCTAAGCCTTCACTCTAGACGTGGATCCAAAAAACCTGAAGCTATCAGTGCGCCATCATTTACCTAGGTATTAATTTACCGACTAACGGTCACCCCTGAAAGCCACTGAAACCGTGCAGGATGGCCATTTAACAGTTGTTTGACGCCACAAATCCGTCAATGCCAGCATTAACAAAAAAGCCTTCTACGCTTATAAAGGCCGCCCTCAAAGGCGCGTGTTAGAGCTTCTGGTACGCCCGTGCCGCAAAAATTCGTGGAAGCTTCTCACAATGATCGACCTTGCATCCTGGAATCTCAGCGTTCCGGTCGGCAGCCCGCCGTACACCGTAGAAACCTCCAAGCTGGTCAATGGCTACAAGAACCAATATTTCCATTCCGACACCGGCACCCTGTTTTTCTGGGCCCCGGTGACCGGCTCCAAAACCGAAAACGCCATTTATCCGCGCACCGAACTCCGTGAGACCTACAGCAACGGCACCTTGAAAAACTGGTATTACCCGGACGCCGACAACACCTTGCGGGCCACCCTCACGGTGAATCAGGTGCCCAGCTCGGGCAAGATCGTCATAGGCCAGATTCATGCCTATGAAAGCCAAAAGCCACTGGTGAAAGTCGAGTACCAGTACAAAACCAAGACCGAGACCGGCAACATCGTCGCCAAGGTGCGCATGCATCCCGACGACAAGGAAGGCCGCGTGATCACCATTGCCACGGGTGTGAAGCTGGACCGGGAGTTCTCCTATCTCATTCACCTGAGCCCGGGGGGCGCCCTGGGCATCAGCGCGGCAGGCTATCAATGGGACACCAACATCAGCGCGACCTGGCGCGACAAGCCGCTGTATTTCAAGGCCGGGGTGTATGTGCAGGACAACACCGGGTATACCAGCGAGGGTGGGAAAGTGACGTTCAGCAAGCTGGATATCGATCACAACAAGTAGCGATCAAACCTGTAGGGGCGAGCCTGCTCGCGATGCGGTGTGCCATTCAATATTGATGTTGGCTGACCTGACGCAATCGCGAGCAGGCTCGCTCCTACAATGAATTCATCGCCCATAAAAAACCCGCATTTCTGCGGGTTTTTTGTGAAGCTCAAACGCTCAGGCTTAGTTGACCTTGGCGTTCAACTCACCTTTCAGGTAACGCTGATACATGCCTTCCAGGGAGATCGGCTTGATCTTCGAAGCGTTGCCGGCGGTGCCGAAAGCTTCATAACGCGCGATGCACACGTCACGCATGGCGGTCACGGTGGCGCCGAAGAATTTACGCGGATCGAACTCGCTCGGGTTGGTGGCCATCAGGCGACGCATCGCACCGGTGGATGCCAGGCGCAGGTCGGTGTCGATGTTGACCTTGCGCACGCCGTGCTTGATGCCTTCGACGATTTCTTCAACCGGTACGCCGTAGGTCTCTTTGATGTCGCCGCCGTACTGGTTGATGATCGCCAGCCACTCTTGCGGAACCGAAGACGAACCGTGCATCACCAGGTGGGTGTTCGGAATGCGCTTGTGGATTTCCTTGATGCGGTCGATCGCCAGCACGTCGCCGGTAGGTGGCTTGGTGAACTTGTAGGCGCCGTGGCTGGTGCCGATGGCGATGGCCAGGGCGTCGACCTGGGTGCGTTTTACGAAGTCAGCGGCTTCTTCAGGGTCGGTCAGCATCTGGCTGTGGTCCAGAACGCCTTCGGCGCCGATACCGTCTTCTTCACCGGCCATGCCGGTTTCCAGCGAACCCAGGCAGCCCAGCTCGCCTTCTACCGAAACGCCGCAGGCGTGAGCCATGGCCACGGTCTGTTGGGTCACACGGACGTTGTAGTCGTAGTCGGTCGGGGTCTTGCCGTCTTCGCCCAGGGAGCCGTCCATCATTACCGAGCTGAAGCCCAGTTGGATGGAGCGCTGGCAGACGTCAGGGCTGGTGCCGTGGTCCTGGTGCATGCACACCGGGATATGCGGGAATTCTTCGATCGCCGCCAGGATCAGGTGACGCAGGAACGGGGCGCCGGCGTATTTGCGGGCACCGGCCGAAGCCTGGACGATCACCGGGGAGTCAGTCTTGTCAGCGGCTTCCATGATGGCGCGCATCTGCTCAAGGTTGTTGACGTTGAAGGCTGGGACGCCGTAGCCGAACTCGGCTGCGTGGTCCAGCATCTGGCGCATGCTGATAAGTGCCATTGTTAGGGTCTCTCCCGGTTGAAGTCGTTAATCGTGCCAGCCTGCCGGAGCGGCGGCGGCTATTCAAGTTATTGCAGATCGGGGGTTGAGCCCGGGCTGCGAATTCTGTTCAGTTATTGCGCCTTGCAGCCACGGCCAATCAAATCATTGGTGGCGACCCAGTAAACCAGGCCTTCCTCACCTTTTATGTGAAACGCCAGCATGTTGTCGCTGTACAGCGAACCCGACGCACCTGGCTCCTGCTTCAGGCGGTAGACCTGATCGCCACCGCCCAGTCGCACGTCGACTTCGCTGCGACTGTCATTGGCATAGCGCCACAGCACCTTGGCCTGGCTGTCGCAAGTCCAGGTGGTCCAGTTGTCTGCCGGGGCGGACGACTGGAACGGGTCCAAGTTGGCGCACCCGGCCAGCAGTGCCAGCGCCGTAACGGCGATCAATCCTTTCATCCGTGTTCCTCGACCGGCAGCGCACGCCGCCGGCTCTGAGTAAAGAGTCAGACCCGTCAAGGACAGCCATGTTCCTTGGCGGGAGTCTGTGTCTCGTATTTGTCCAGGCCTTCAGGCCCGGAACGCTTGTTGAGCACCGGATTGGTTTCCGCCTGCCAGTCGGCCTGGTAGCAGCCCTTGTCCTGTGCTGGCGTCTCGGGTACCTCGGGAGCTTTCGGGTTACTCCCGCAAGCCACCAATGAACCCGCGACGATCAACAGCGCAAACGTCTTGACCATGTAACCACTCCCTTGCCTGGTCAAACGGGAGACCCTCAGGCCTTGGCCCGGCTTTCCAGGACTTCAACGGCCGGCAGCACCTTGCCTTCGACGAATTCGAGGAACGCGCCGCCACCGGTAGAAATGTAGGAGATTTGCTCGGCAACGCCATACTTGTCGATGGCGGCCAGAGTGTCGCCGCCGCCAGCGATGGAGAACGCCGCACTGTCCGCGATGGCCTGGGCCAGCACTTTGGTGCCGTTACCGAACTGGTCGAATTCGAACACGCCCACCGGACCGTTCCACAGGATGGTTTTCGACGATTTCAGCAGTTCGGCGAAGTTCGCCGCAGTCTGCGGGCCGATGTCCAGGATCATGTCGTCGGCGGCAACGTCGGCGATCAACTTGACGGTGGCTTCGGCGCTTTCGGCGAATTCCTTGGCAACCACCACGTCCACCGGCAGCGGCACGCTGACCTTGGCGGCGATGGCGCGTGCGGTGTCCAGCAGATCCGGCTCGTACAGGGATTTGCCAACCGGGTGACCGGCAGCGGCCAGGAAGGTGTTGGCGATGCCGCCGCCGACGATCAGCTGGTCGCAGATCTGGCTCAGGCTGTTCAGTACGTCGAGCTTGGTCGACACCTTGGAGCCGGCAACGATGGCAGCCATTGGCTTGGCCGGTGCGCCCAGGGCCTTGCCCAATGCGTCCAGCTCGGCGGCCAGCAGAGGGCCTGCAGCGGCGATTTTGGCGAACTTGGCTACACCGTGCGTCGAACCCTCGGCGCGGTGTGCAGTTCCGAAGGCGTCCATCACGAATACGTCGCACAGCGCAGCGTATTGCTGGGCCAGTTCATCGGCGTTCTTTTTCTCGCCCTTGTTGAAACGCACGTTTTCGAACAGCACGATGTCGCCGGCCTTGACGTCAACGCCGCCCAGGTAATCGGCCACCAGCGGCACTTCACGGCCCAGAGCACGGCTCAGGTAGTCGGCGACCGGCTTGAGGCTGTTCTCGGCGGAGAACTCGCCTTCGGTCGGACGGCCAAGGTGCGAGCACACCATCACCGCCGCGCCTTTTTCCAGGGCCAGCTTGATGGTCGGCAGCGAAGCCAGGATTCGCGCATCGCTGGTGACTACACCGTCCTTTACCGGGACGTTGAGGTCTTCGCGGATCAGTACGCGCTTACCTTGCAGATCGAGGTCGGACATCTTCAACACGGTCATGGGTCGCATTTCCTGGATTACTGATTTAGAGAGCAGATGTTGGGATAGCTGTTTGCAGATAGTGCTCTGCAACATCCAGCATTCGGTTGGCAAAACCCCATTCGTTGTCGAACCAGGCCAGGATGTTCACCAGCCGTGGGCCGGAAACGCGGGTCTGACTGGCATCGACGATCGCCGAATGTGGGTCGTGGTTAAAATCGCAGCTTGCGTGGGGCAACTCGGTGTAGGCCAGCAGGCCCTTGAGCGGACCGCTGGTGGCAGCCTCGCGCAGGATCCGGTTGACCTCGGCGGCGTCAGTATCACTGACGGTCTGCATCGTGATATCGAGGCAAGACACGTTCACCGTCGGCACGCGTACGGCTTTGGCCTGAATTCGTCCGGCAAGTTCCGGCAACAGCCGTTCGATGCCTCGCGCCAGACCGGTGGACACCGGAATCACCGACTGGAACGCCGAGCGGGTGCGGCGCAGGTCTTCGTGGTGATAGGCATCGATCACCGGCTGATCGTTCATCGCCGAGTGAATGGTGGTGATCGATACGTACTCAAGGCCAATGGCCTGATCCAGCAGGCGCAACAGCGGCACGCCGCAGTTGGTGGTGCAGGAGGCGTTGGACACCAGCAGTTCGTCGCCGGTCAGGCATTCCTGGTTCACGCCATAGACGATGGTGGCGTCGACATCCGACTCGCTGGCCATCGGCTGGGAAAACAGCACCCGTGGCGCGCCGGCGTCGAGGAAACGCTGGCCGTCTTCGCGGGTGTGGTAAGCACCGGAGCATTCCAGCACCAGATCGACGCCCAGGGACGCCCAATCGATGCCTTCGGGGGTGGCACTGCGCAGGACCTTCACGCAGTCGCCATTGATATGCAGACAGTCGCCATCGACCTTCACTTCACCGGGAAAACGCCCGTGGGTGGAGTCGAAGCGTGTCAGGTATTCGATGCTGGCCATGTCGGCCAGATCATTGATCGCGACAATCTCGAACCCGGCCTTGTCGCCTCGCTCGAACAACGCACGCAAGACGCAACGACCAATGCGGCCGTAGCCGTTGAGTGCAACTTTGTAGGGACGCGGTTGAGGCATGGGGGTTCTCGATAGACGCAGGCAAACGAATTCTCGTTAACAACACAACCCTTGTAGGAGCGAGCCTGCTCGCGATGGTGGCCCAGACAACGCGGGCATTCAGGCACCCAGCGTTATCGTTAACGACCATCGCGAGCAGGCTCGCTCCTACAGGGGTTCGCGGCGGTCCTGAAACCGCCGCGCCGTGCTTTTAGTCTTCCAGCAGCTCTTCAGCCTGACCCAGGATGTTTTCCAGGGTGAAGCCGAACTCTTCGAACAAGGCCGACGCAGGCGCCGACTCACCGTAGGTGGTCATGCCGATCACACGACCTTCCAGGCCGACGTACTTGTACCAGTAGTCGGCGTGGGCCGCTTCGATGGCGATACGGGCGCTGACCTGCAACGGCAGGACCGATTGCTTGTAGCCGGCGTCCTGGGCGTCGAACACGCTGGTGCAAGGCATGGAAACCACACGCACCTTGCGGCCCTGTTCGGTCAGCTTGTCGAAGGCCTGAACGGCCAGGCCGACTTCCGAACCGGTCGCGATCAGGATCAGCTCAGGCTCGCCCGCGCAGTCTTTCAGCACATAACCACCACGGTTGATATCGGCGATCTGGCCGGCATCACGGGTTTGGTGCTGCAGGTTCTGACGGGAGAAGATCAGGGCGGATGGACCGTCCTTGCGCTCCAGGGCGTGCTTCCAGCTCACGGCCGATTCAACGGCATCGGCAGGGCGCCAAGTGTCGAGGTTCGGCGTGCTGCGCAGGGCAGTCAGTTGCTCGATCGGCTGGTGAGTCGGGCCGTCTTCGCCCAGACCGATGGAGTCGTGGGTGTAGACGTGGATCACGCGCTGCTTCATCAGTGCGGACATGCGCACGGCGTTGCGGGCGTATTCCATGAACATCAGGAAAGTCGCGCCGTAAGGCACCAGTCCGCCGTGCAGGGCAACGCCGTTCATGATGGCGGTCATGCCGAACTCGCGCACGCCGTAGTACATGTAGTTGCCGCTGGCGTCTTCAGCGCTGACGCCTTTGCAGCCTTTCCACAGGGTCAGGTTGGAACCGGCCAGGTCGGCCGAACCGCCGAGGAACTCAGGCAGCAGCGGGCCAAACGCATTCAGGGCGTTCTGGCTGGCTTTACGGCTG
This genomic interval from Pseudomonas putida contains the following:
- a CDS encoding phosphoglycerate kinase; translated protein: MTVLKMSDLDLQGKRVLIREDLNVPVKDGVVTSDARILASLPTIKLALEKGAAVMVCSHLGRPTEGEFSAENSLKPVADYLSRALGREVPLVADYLGGVDVKAGDIVLFENVRFNKGEKKNADELAQQYAALCDVFVMDAFGTAHRAEGSTHGVAKFAKIAAAGPLLAAELDALGKALGAPAKPMAAIVAGSKVSTKLDVLNSLSQICDQLIVGGGIANTFLAAAGHPVGKSLYEPDLLDTARAIAAKVSVPLPVDVVVAKEFAESAEATVKLIADVAADDMILDIGPQTAANFAELLKSSKTILWNGPVGVFEFDQFGNGTKVLAQAIADSAAFSIAGGGDTLAAIDKYGVAEQISYISTGGGAFLEFVEGKVLPAVEVLESRAKA
- the epd gene encoding erythrose-4-phosphate dehydrogenase, which encodes MPQPRPYKVALNGYGRIGRCVLRALFERGDKAGFEIVAINDLADMASIEYLTRFDSTHGRFPGEVKVDGDCLHINGDCVKVLRSATPEGIDWASLGVDLVLECSGAYHTREDGQRFLDAGAPRVLFSQPMASESDVDATIVYGVNQECLTGDELLVSNASCTTNCGVPLLRLLDQAIGLEYVSITTIHSAMNDQPVIDAYHHEDLRRTRSAFQSVIPVSTGLARGIERLLPELAGRIQAKAVRVPTVNVSCLDITMQTVSDTDAAEVNRILREAATSGPLKGLLAYTELPHASCDFNHDPHSAIVDASQTRVSGPRLVNILAWFDNEWGFANRMLDVAEHYLQTAIPTSAL